Within Peromyscus leucopus breed LL Stock chromosome 7, UCI_PerLeu_2.1, whole genome shotgun sequence, the genomic segment ttctcggccgggcggtggtggtgcacgcctttaatcccagcactcgggaggcagagccaggtggatctctgtgagtttgaggccagcctgggctaccaagtgagtcccaggaaaggcgcaaagctactcagagaaaccctgtctcgaaaaaccaaacaaaaaaaaaaaagaaagaaattctgctTCTCATTATTAAACACTAAATAAAAACATCGCACACCAAAACTAACCAGACCCCATTTTTTAtaattaagtttattttaaaaaataatcagaaaaaggaaacaaaaatgattgTAGCAATATTTTGTCTTCTACAGCACATTAAAATAATTCTGGATGTGATAGTAGCCATGCTTAAATGCTCTGTAGCTGTTTGTGGCTAGTAGCTAATATAATGAAAACAGCTTCAGGGAAACTAAGATCATGTTCCAAGAGATATATAACATGAATATTATTATTGAGTAGGTAGGAGACTCTCAggattttctcttcatttaatttcctCTCTAGACTTCTACTCTCTGGTGAAATAGAAGAATAATAATATTTGAGATCCTTTaatcaaagtaaaaagaaagcttttacaTTTTGCACTATTACATTTAAGCcaataagaattttaaagaattttattctcttttatatgggttttatttattagtttattttattataaaattattgaaGAAGAGTCTGGGCAAGATTATGGTAGTGATATAAGCTTTAAATCTTCTCCAGTCTCCCCTCACAAAATATAAAGTGTCTAAGTTagtaaaaccaaaacacacaatgCCTACAGGGAAATCAAGTGACCAGATGCCTGGGATGACTCCAGTGTGTAAGTGAAGTTGAGTCATATCTATTTGGCATATTCCATGTACAGGAGAACATGAGCAGAGATCAGCCTTTCTGTAAGTTCTCACACCTGTAGAACATCGAAGTCAGCaaatctgtttcaaaacaacatcTGAAACAAAAGCAGACTTTTGAAGCTTCTAAGTGACAGGCAAGTACACACTCTCACAAACCTACACAACTGAAACTGCATTCTAAACCTAGATTCAGGAGAAAGTGCTACCAATAAAGCCATAGTGAACAGgactgcacacacactcatactcacacatacacacatttccttcatgatatatacatacatatataacccCCTCCatcatctatgtgtgtgtacattgatGTGCATGTAccatacacatatcatacacaaacataattcacacataaaaacattaaaagtaaaatgaaaataatagcaacagagaaaaagagatagGAAAGTAATAtcataatttatatacataataataatattcataataataatcataataatacataatgagagcctgtgagatggctcagtgagtaaaaacacttgctgttcaAACCTGATATCCTGAGTTCTGTACCCAGAACTCATAGTAGAAGAAAGAACCAACCCCTAAGAAATGTCTTTAACCTCCACATGTATACTGTGACATGCATGTGCCTGtacacacaaccaccaccaccaccaccaccaccaccaccaccacatatactactaacacataaaattaaaaattaattaataatgaaaGACAAAGATGACCCAGTACTTATGTATCAGATTTCCTCGAATATAAAAGCTAAATCAGTaaggcaataaatacattaaaacttAAGGCAGATTTGTAAATTAGTTTAAGATCCTGAAACTATATGTTCAAATACCATGAAATGGCCTGAGGAGAATAAGCCCAGTGCAATCAGGTAATATTCTAGTAAAACTACTGAACTGAAAGAAAGGATAATTTGCCAATGAAACAAAATCCAGCACTGTGTTATATATTAAGACaactcaaacaaaaaaaagtgtaggatgattaaaataatataatgaataAACACTTATGGGTATAGAAgcctaaataaaaattagaaatttgaaCAAATGAATACAACCAGAGTATGAACAAAGACAATGAACAGTATTGCGTAGTAGTGCCAAGATGTACCTCTTAAAAAACACATAATCACTGATACTAATACTCTCAATAATAGCAGTGTAATTTCCAGAAAGCATAAAGTAGatgagatttattttaattaaaatataattacaccatttacTCTCTTCGCTCTTCTCCTCCAAATCCTCCATGTACCTTCTCCCTTGCTCCTCTCCAAATTCATGCCTGCTTTTCTTAACTATTATTGTtaccaaatattttaatatgcattCACAATTGAAATTAGGCAAAAGCAATGAATTATTAATAAGAATACAGAGAATTGAAAGAATGTGGTCAATAAGGAAAAGCCAAACTTTGAAGGCAGAAGCTATAGCTTCTTTTCAGGCTACTCTGAAGGTTGTTAAAAACTCTTATTTTATGCACCCCACAACCCCAATATACAAAAATGAAGACTTTGTTAGAAAAGGTAAAATGGAGAGCTAATGAGCCAAAACGTATTGGTTAGATAATCATAAAATTCCTCAGGGAAGATGCCACAGTGTTAAGTGACTATGGCAAGTGCATGGCCTATTCGCCATGGCTGACCATGCCTTCCATTATAGTCTTAAACTGTCAGTAATTTGTACCTACTTATTCTATCAATGTCCAGCTAGAATGGTAGACTCCTCCATTTTTCCTTGCATTTCTCTATTTTGACATCATCCCAGGGCTGCATTTTAAATGTACTTACATTTAGAATTGCATAGCTTCTTGGAGAAAGCCTCTTTGTATTTAAGTTTCATGTCTTCTTTATCCTCAATTTTCTTACTCTGAAGTCCACTTCATCTGAAATTAACGTAACTGCCCTTGTTATGTTGCTTCCCTTGCTCTCATTCCCCACTTAAAGTgtccaacatttttaaaaaatcactactTTTGTCCCAGCATATCTTTGCAGGCAGGGAAAATTGTAGGTTAGAGATTATGTGGCTGGTTTGGGGTCCCTGTCCCTTCACTGGAAGTCTTGCTTGGccacagaagatggctggttcaggctctatgtctcctattgctaggagtcatagctagggtcaccctcatagattcctgggagttttcattACACCAAGTTTCTAGCTCATCTCAGAGGTGCCTCTGATTTCatttgtctttcccagtactctccctccatccttcccctaCCTgacccttcctgttcccatgcccaccccctAGCTCAtacctctcccccatccccttgTAACGTCTATTCTCTTTCCACCTCCACAATGAGATTCATGTGTCCCCTCTTGAGCCTTCCTggttacttagcttctttgggtctggGGATTGTAGTGTGATAATCCTTTATTTTTCAACTAATACCCACCtataagtgaatgcataccatatttgtaGATCTGAGTTACCTCAATCAGGGATGCCTCATCCAACCCTAATAGGACAGTTGgcgcctagtcttactgcaacttgatatgctatggcTGACTGATACACATGGAAGgactgcacttttctgaagagaagcaAGGAATGGGtggcagggagaggggaggttgggagaggaactgggaagagagaagggagaatgggaaactgtgatcaggctaggaaaaattaattaattaattttttaaataattaaaaaatcacTGCTTTAATCTTCCCTTCAACTTACATGACATTTTGTGGCATGCACCTTTCTCTCTACAGCTACTTATCACTCTCTGTGTTCTAGGTAAGTTGTCTTCCCTGCAGCTCTTCTTCTCTACTGAATGAAAgtcattttgttgtgtttgggTTTGCCTGGGTTTTCATTGTTGTGGGATGCAGGAGATGCTTAACTGGATACATCTCTGACATgaaatcagaaccctgtaaacctaTTTTAATTTCTAAGTTTATCAACTGGAGGGATTTAATTTGTGGTCTAAGAATATAAATTAGGCAAGGAGCAATATTGTCTTAATAGGATCCAGCCCTTCTGTCTTTTTACCTATGTTAAAGGTACAAACATCTTGCCTTGGAGCCTTCTGGTACAGTGCCTACATGATTGGAACCTATTGTCTGTATTATCTACCCTTTCATGACCTGGGTGGTACATCATTTACAAGAAGGAGGCTGTTGGTCTTACACTGTCCATCATCTCTCATTCTCATCATTAGCAGACTGAGTTTTggggaaatttttctttctgtttgtggaTTGCCACATACACGCTGTAAGAATTGAAACCATGAGAATCTCAGAGGTAATGCCATCCAAATTCAGTTTGGATGGGAAAGGGAGACCAAGAGAATCTAAATGATTAAGTTTACAAAAATAATTGTTCAATTAATGACAAAGCAGCTGCCTTATAGAGTGTAGATAATCAGATGGCAGACAGCCCTCAAAATGATGAATACTATTTGTATCTCAAAACACATGTTCAGTGAATTAGCATGAGCAAGGAGACAAGGGTTGAGGCATAAGATATGTGAATGCCTACTCTAGCCGCTGACCCCATGGTGAAAATGTTACCAAAACTTATCTGCATGTTTATAGACCCCATTCTAGCTTGGCCTAACATTTCTTCCATTCTAAAAATAAGTCCTTAGAGTCAAGCTTATTTTATGGTCACATATGTAGAAATTTTAAGAACACACCCTAGACCATTGCATGTAATTTTTGCAGAGTACAATATGTTATAACATCAATACCTCATAGCTTTAGAATCTTTAAACACTCCATTTTGAATATTTCAATATGGTCTAAAGGTGGTTACAATCATGACTTCATAAGTTAGTGGTTATTCTAGCAATTCCCTGATTTTTCCTGGCTTCTGCATATGTCTTTATTTCTCCCTCAATATAGTTTCTCCTGggatttttatacattttcagttcaattttcagaataaaataagtgaaaaggGTTCAACTTCCTGACGTTTCCACTCATGTCTTTTGGTTATAATAACATGCATAGTTAGTGGAAATTGATTGTTTATATGAACTTTACACCAGCGTAGATAGCTTATGAAATGTTACCCCAACACAAATGGCTGGTGAAGAGTGATTGTCAgcaccaaaataaagaaaacaaaactcatctAAATGATCATTTTCCAGACACTTTTATCATTTTACTCTGAGTTGCTTTTGCTTTCTTGCTACATTTCATACCACTTTGCCTTGAAACTACCAAAGTAGTCAGAAGACACTAAGCACTAGGTGATGAGGCTTTCCAGGGCTGGATATGGGATTCTGTTGTGGTGGCACAGTTCAGTGGCAGACCCCAGACTCTTCACCATTCAGTTGGCGCCTCTCCTTTATGTGAGGCACCAGCCACATTCTTGTCTAAATGCTGCAAGATGTGAGTAAACACCATGATTTGAGAGTGCAAGCCATAGAATAGAAGGTTTTCATTTGTTCGGAGCCCGTTTTTTAAGAGAATTCTTCCATGAAGGATTTCAATATTTAGTTCTGGGGGCCTGGGCAAAATTTTGAGGGTGTATTATGCAAAAGTCtttaaataaatcttacaaaattcAGTCATCTGGTTTTTTACATGGTGTTGACAGTTTAGATCTTTTGAAACTTCTGGCTGGTGAAGTGACTTTTTTCATCCAAATGTTTGGCTGAAATTTGTGTGAATTCAAATTTGGTTAGTTTTGTCTTTATATTGAATACATTTAATACAAAGAGTGAGATTTCTACTGATCACTATAATTAACTActttaatgtttaataaaaatcaaGGTTGCCTAGCTTTAGCAATTAATGAGTAACATGGGCACCGCTGTTCATTTCTGAGTCCCAGAAGTATATGAATATGAAGAGGTAGTGGAGTTACTATttcctttgcatttcttttttcagtgctggaattGAATTCATGGCCTCATGGATTCTAGAcaagtcctctaccactgagctgtatccttggcctggatttatttttctgataGAAAGGAAGTAAAAGAACATTGAGTGGTATTatcctttatattatttatggaaaTGTGATACATCACAATAAAAATGCTATCTGTGTTGTatccttcttcttctctgtgttcttgatCATTACAAACTGATTCATCATGAATGAGGAGAGGGGATGGATACCCAGTAGTGATACAGTGTGCCATCTGACTTTTCCATCTCTGGATATGTTAATTAACTGAAACAGAGAGCAGGAATGCATGCTCAGATACCCAGTCTAGCTTTCAAGAAGCCACTGTACAGACAGCCAAATCCCAACACGTCCCAAATTATCAAGGAGAAGTGACCAGCTTAGTCAGATGAGGAGGGAGTCTGTAGGCATGCCTGAACCTACTTCACTTcctgaatggtgtgtgtgttctAACAGGAGAGCCAGCTGGGCTTCCAGTGACCCAAACTGACTGCAAAACTGCACGGAGTTTACGGTATGTCTGAGAGGAACTAAAGGGAAACTGATTCCTTAGGGGGAAGATGGCTTATCCTTCAGAAGCAAGGGATATCAGCATCATCTGCTACACATTCTGGAAGGCCATCCCCTACCGGCAAGGACTATCAATCCATATCCCAGTGAACCCTAGGCATCATACATGCAAGGCATAGGTCAAATGCCATCATTTCCCTCCTTACAAAATAAGGTACTTACACCAAACTCTTTGTCCACTTTTACTCAGGCAAAGAGATTATACTGAGATTGCACATTCCAGCAAAACAATATGTAAGTACTGCTGCAGCagagatgagttttttttttttttttttttttggtttttcgagacagggtttctctgtgtagctttgcgcctttcctgggactcacttggtagcccaggctggcctcgaactcacaaagatccacctgcctctgcctcccgagtgctgggattaaaggcatgcgccaccaccgcccggctcagagaTGAGTTTTAAATGAACAACAACACAGCATATTCTCCTCTACAGGTCCAAACTGTAGTaaacacacaagtacatacatacatgcataccaagcatatacgtacatacataaatacaaactcCATCAACTATTACAAATTACCAAATGAAATAGGACAATCGTAAAAGTCACACAATATTCTATTTACAGAATTGGTAAGCTTTTCATTATCAATGTGAGTATTAATACCATAGTAAAATAGCCTCTTGGTGTCTTGGAATTGTAATGGGAAACCATTTACAAATAGTAATAATAGAAGAGGGTAATTTTGTAATACTAGTCAGGTAGTTGAATGACTAATGACCACAGGTTTATAACATGTCTTACTagttccattttaaaatttgcttctCTCAGACTAAAAAGTATCCTGAAGTGTTTGTGTTCTCGATTTGAATTTAATGGACTAAAATTATTTGAGAACGATGTGCATGACTGATATTCTGCTTCTTGGGAAATATGATATTTAATGTTTCTCAGTAGAAAAACATGACTTCCTGAAAGAGTAGCTCAGAGGAAGCATGGCAATTACATTCTTGAACCTGAAATGTATATTAGAAGGTTTATATAATGGTGATCATATTCACTTGTGTCAGCTCTTTTAGATGCATAAGTTTTGGAAGCTAAGAACAACTATTTTTGGACTGGGTTGTACATTGAAGCTATTTCCTGAAAGAGTTTTCTATCTCTCATCTCCTTGAGTTACTTCTGAGTCTTGTAGACTCAGTATCTATGGTCTCCAAGGACTTGCATGTAAGGATGTTTAACAAAGCATTTACTTACAGAAGCAAAATCCTTAAAGCAATCTGTATAGGCATCAATACGGGAAAGAATGATGAATTGTTATTATAGTCACTGTCTtgggtagggtttctattgctgtgaagagacaatgaCAGTGGCAGTTCCTATAAaggaaagacatttaattgggatggtttacattttcagaggtttagttcattatcatcatggtgtgacatgaaggcatgcaggcagacatggtgctagagatggGGCTGACATTCCttcatcttgacttgcaggcaacaggaagtggtctgtctcactggatgtagcttgagcataagcgacctcaaagtccacccccatggtgacacacttcctccaacaaggccacacctactccaacaaagtcacttcttctaataatgccactccctatgggggccattttctttcaaacaatcaCAGCCACTAAATATGAAGTTAGACCCTATGTAAAAATGATGGAAAGGGCTGGCTACAAAGATGGCTTAGTTGGTGAAGTGTGGGCAGCACAAGCCAGAGAGAATCATCACCCATATGTAAAGTCAGACACAGAAACGCATGCCTGTAAGCTcagtgccagggaggcagagacagaggagtcTCTGAGATTTGCTCACCAGCAGCCTAGCCAAATCATCAAtagactgtctcaaaagtgaaAGACTGGAAGGAGGAGCAATGCAAAAGGCTGAAGGGAGAAACGGAAGTGGGAAATGATGTGTtctaatctcaaaaaaagaaatagtttttaaaaactaaggtGAAAAGCATGtgaatatgtgcatgcatgtctgtgcatgtgcacgcacacacaaacacacacatgcacacacacacacattcatgaacctgcacacacacttgAGAAAAGATTCCCtttcaataaataatttcaacagacaaatggatgaTTTTTTCCAGAGAATTGTCTTTTAGTTTCACTCTTTAGTCcaataatttttctattttttaaatttcatctcaACTTTTATGTTTGCCaatttctgcttttttctttacttaatgttttcttttctttattttcaatatgttttaaaaatatcttattaaagCAGCTTCTGGTCTAGGACTGGGGCGGTCAAAGCACAAGATATGTATAGAGTGTCTTATAAtacaaaaaatagtaataatctACTAAAAATGATGCTATCCGTCAAATAGGGATAGGAATAAATCAACAAATAGTCTAAATATGAGGTAGTTTGAGTATCCAAATGAACAATAGCACTATAACCCAAGGCATAAAAAATACATTGAACTGCACTGatacaaattttatttcaattaataaataggaacaaatagaggaaataaaacacacatttttttcttacagaaaacCTCCAGATACTGTAAATATGTACTACTTCTTCAGGAGTAGAGCTAAATATCCATGCCCTCTAGCGAAATGGACTAGCTGGCTTAATTCCCAGGAACAAAGAATGAGAAAGTAGTAACATAGCAAAGGAGAACATAGGCAAACACTCCTCTAACCAAGTGATCAAGACCaatatcataaatatttttctgGATATCCTCCCTGCTCTGTGTGTAAGAAAGAGATCTTTCTGGGCCGGCGGGGCTGGGGCCGTGGCGGCTCGTGCCGGGTGATGCTAGGCGTATCCCTGGGCTCCAGGCTGTTGCGGGGCGTGGGTGGCAGGCACGGGCAGTTCGGGGCGCGAGGTGTCAGCGAAGGTGGCGCAGCCATGGCGGCAGGGGAGAGCATGGCTCAGCGGATGGTCTGGGTGGACCTGGAGATGACAGGATTGGACATTGAGAAGGATCAGATTATTGAGATGGCCTGTCTGATAACTGACTCTGATCTTAACATTTTGGCTGAAGGTCCCAACCTGATTATCAAACAGCCGGATGAGTTGCTGGACAGCATGTCAGATTGGTGCAAGGAGCATCATGGGAAGTCTGGTCTTACCAAGGCAGTGAAGGAGAGTACAATTACATTGCAGCAGGCAGAGTATGAATTTCTGTCCTTTGTACGACAGCAGACTCCTCCGGGGCTCTGTCCACTTGCAGGGAACTCAGTTCATGCAGATAAGAAGTTTCTTGACAAATACATGCCCCAGTTCATGAAACATCTTCATTATAGGATAATTGACGTGAGCACTGTTAAAGAACTATGCAGACGCTGGTATccagaggattatgagtttgcaCCGAAGAAGGCCGCTTCTCACAGGGCACTCGATGACATTAGTGAAAGCATCAAAGAGCTTCAGTTTTACCGAAATAACATCTTCAAGAAAAAGACAGatgagaagaagaggaaaattaTAGAAAATGGGGAAAATGAGAAGACTGTGAGTTGATGCCAGTTCTTAAGCTGCACAGCCCGCCTAGTTCGTCAGAAGCCACTTTAGTGTCTCTCTCCTGCTGGTGACTCGGCAGAACgccttttctaaaggaaaaaaaaaattccacttacCTTTGCATCTCCAGACTCCTTAAGCAGACAAGACCTCACTATTTCTTCTAACCTGCTGTTTCCGGTAGGACACAGCAACAACTCTAAGCTTCAGgccactcccaccccctcagTCCATATCCGCATTTGCTTATAGGCCATTccttttgtttgaaaaataaataataaataaagctagtTCTattgaaatgcaaaaaaaaaaaaaaaaaaaaaaagaaagagatcttTCTTTTGTAGTTTTCTCCCAAAGCTCACAAGCCCAGTCAAatcttgagagaaaaacaaacaaacaagcaaacaactaAAACACCAGGCAAAACTAACTTGGGACACTGTCTCCAAAGCAGCTAATACTTGTCAAAATGTCAAGGTCTCAAAAAGCAGACTTAGAAACTCCGGTAAACTGGAGAATAAGGAAACATCATCCCACAGTCAATGGGATGTGTTGAAAAGGGCAGTGGGCATTAGtgagaaacagatagaaatgtCTGTGCTGGTGTTTATAACAGTACTGTTGTTAACTTCTTCATATGATAGAAACTGACTTTTTCATCGATTTTCTTTGTACCCaaattatttgttaaaaatattttaaaatgtattatttttaactattgttTGGTGGGGGAGATTtgtcaaaacagagtttctctgtgtatcagtgGCTGTCctatgtcctggaactcgctttgtacaccaggctggtcttgaacacaaAAAGagctacctgtctctgcctcccaagtgttgggattaaaggtatgtgccactactgcctggctgtttaAATGACTTAAGatatagtatattttaattattaatatatatggtATTTTGCTCTATTGATCTTGGCAATGGACTTTCCAGGATATTGAGTCACCAGCTTGCAATTGTGTTAGAGTACTGGGTACTGAACTAGGGCTTCTTGCATGCAAGCAAGTGCTATAGCACAAAACTGGAGCTCACGTCTCTTTTCCCTCTTAAATTTGAGTTGGGCAAATATCTATTTGGATCTTGAActggagattctcctgcttcaacctctcgTTATTggtagctgagattataggcgaTCACCACCATGTGTTGTGAGCCATTTCTGTAAGTTACTTGCTTGCTTATAGTTTAGAGCATTAAGTATGTGAAGAATGTTGTGCTaggttcttgaaaaaaaaaagacaaccgtCTTGTTATACCCACAATGGATAGACTCAAGGTATAGCTATACATAGCAGAAAAGGGACTATGAATCTTATGAGAACATAACAACTATACAGACTGTAAGAGATGCATGTGATAGCTGAGTTTTCTAAACATAAACTTTTAATTAACCATTTAAAGTactttaatcttttaaattttttgcccAGGCAATTATTTCTCTCAAAACTCAGCTCAAAGTAAATTATATAATCCCATTGTACTTGAATAtccaatatttttcatttcataatttagctatttcaaaataatatgttCTTCCATTTCCAATCCTAGGGACTTTTCCAGGATGTAAACACTGAGGAAACCTGCGTCCTGCTTTAGTAGGAGCAATGGAGCCCTAATGGCTGCCCTTCTCACATCAGCTTTATGTGATGTTTTTGGAATGGATCTCTTCAAGTGTTTTTAGATGAAATATATAGGATAAAATGGAATAGAATAGGAGCaactataataaatataatgaaataagGATAAATAGTGCCTTATGCTATTTTCACACTTAACATAATATGTAAGTTAATGAGTATAGGCATGAATTTATGAAAATCTGGTGTAAAATTTGTGTGTGAATTTCAAAAATTCAAATCCTCTGCTCCATACGGAGCTTTGCAGAGATGTCACATGACCAAAGTGACCTACAtacctccttttttttaaaaaagtaaacgtAAAATTAAGCAACATGAGAGTAGACAATATGTTTAAGAGTCAGAAAATGCATTGTGAAGGCAGTGAGATTTAGAAGATCTTATTGTTACATGGAGGAATTCCTCTAGGTAATAATAGTCCAAGTGGCTGGAAAGATCAATGTTTACTAGAAACTAGAATTCAGTGTTTACCACATGATTACCAAAGTATTCAGGGATACTGAACCCAGATGTTCAGATTTAATAAACATGGAATATGATTCATAATCAAATAATGACACTGAAACATTTCTGAAACATATATTTCTGAAACACAATGCAGGATTCCCTG encodes:
- the LOC114700258 gene encoding oligoribonuclease, mitochondrial, whose translation is MLGVSLGSRLLRGVGGRHGQFGARGVSEGGAAMAAGESMAQRMVWVDLEMTGLDIEKDQIIEMACLITDSDLNILAEGPNLIIKQPDELLDSMSDWCKEHHGKSGLTKAVKESTITLQQAEYEFLSFVRQQTPPGLCPLAGNSVHADKKFLDKYMPQFMKHLHYRIIDVSTVKELCRRWYPEDYEFAPKKAASHRALDDISESIKELQFYRNNIFKKKTDEKKRKIIENGENEKTVS